TGAGTTGATTCCATTGAATCCAGTCTTTTCTTTGCCTGTCGTCCTCTTGCCCAGGAAAGAgaggcaggagaagaaggagaggaaagagaagaagaagaaggagaaggaggaggagaaggaaaaagagaaggaaaaagaaagagagaaggaaaaggagaagaaggccAAAGAGGAGGCGTAGGTTTGGGTTTATTGGCATCGACTAGCTTGTGCGTAGACGTAcgtaataatgataataataatgaattgtgGTCTTGTGTGTCCAGTCCCAAAGAGATCACAGTGATCGATCCAGCGTCCAACACCTACTACTACTGGCTGTTAGTCATCACCATCCCCGTCATGTACAACTGGACCTTGACCATCGCCAGGTAACACACTGTTGAACCATCTCTGTCTCACTGGACCGGTCGCTGGGCCTCACGCAACGTGTGgtctgtaattattattaacgATAAATGATcctggatatgtgtgtgtgtgtgtgtgtgtgtgtgtgtgtgtgtgtgtgtgtgtgtttcagggcgTGTTTCGAGGAGCTGCAGACGGACTATGTGGTCTACTGGTTCATCATTGACTTCCTCGCTGACCTCACATATTTCGCCGATATGGTCTTCAGAACCAGGACTggtacggacacacacacacacacacaaacgatgTACACACTGATGTAGTCGTacaaacattaatatttcactaTCAGACAAAGATATTTTCTACAGTCATCAATCCTACTTTTATTGGATTAATAATACATgataataagtgtgtgtgtgtgtgtgtgtgtgtgtgtgtgtgtgtgtaggttacCTGGAGCAGGGTCTTCTGGTGAAGGACGAGAAAAAGCTGCGCGAGCGCTACCTGAACAGCTTCCAGTTCAAACTTGACCTGGTGTCCATGATTCCCACGGACGTGTTGTACGTCGTCTTCGGCCTCACGTTCCCTGAGATCCGCCTCAATAAACTCTTCAGGTtcaacaggtacacacacacacacgcacccacacatgCAGATGTTCCAGTCTTGATCAAAGTGGCGACCTCGACCGATCGACATCCCTGTGGACATTTGTTGGATTCATTTAACGTTTGTGGACTTGATTAAAATCTTAGTaaatttttttcctgtgtcagGATGTTGGAGTTCTTCCAGAGGACGGAGACCAGGACTAACTACCCCAACGCTCTCCGTATCTCCAACCTCGTCATGTatatcgtcatcatcatccactGGAACGCCTGCCTGTACTACTCCTTCTCCAAGGCCATCGGTGAGTCGGCCAGGTCGAATCCTGACCATGTAAATAGTCACAGAAGTttctgaaacctgtattctctggaacgaccagcagggggcgactccgccggttgtttctatagaagtccatgagaacgtgactcgacttctcacttgatttataacgtcagtaaacattttcctgaggagttcatggttcaatctctagtttcaagtcttcttcaacacatgatgttcattttgtacattctggtccatttagagtcaaatagataCTGTAGATTACAGTATGAATTGGGACATGAATAACCCTGTACTGTACAAAAGCCTCAACACCttcgtctcttcttctccgctCCGACAGGTTTCGGGTCCGACAGGTTCGTGTATCCCAACCCGGCCGATCCAGAGTTCGGTCGCCTGGTGAGGAAGTACGCCTACAGCATGTACTGGTCCACGCTGACGCTCACCACCATCGGAGAAACGCCGCCCCCGGTGGAGAACTCTGAGTACTTCTTCGTTGTCACCGACTTCCTGGTGAGTTGACCTTAGAGAGACAAAATGATTCCACTGAACTCTGGATGTCAGAGAATCTTTTCTAATGCAATAAAACCTCAATCTTGGTTGTGGTTGTATCTGGGTGTCAGTgctgttaaaatacaaaaatactaATTTCTaattctattctgttctattcCATTCCTCCAGGTGGGTGTGCTGATTTTTGCCACCATCGTCGGTAACGTCGGTTCAATGATCACCAACATGAACGCTGCCAGAGCCAATTTCCAGGCTCGTATTGACGCAATAAAACAGTACATGAGCTTCCGAAAGGTTAGTAAGTTAGTTAGGTAGAATAAGTTCAGAAATCAACGTGGCACCTCTCTACATTACCTATTTTGACTGACCTCTATAAGTCAAGAGCAAGTTACATTTTCCTTCTACGTACAAACATCTGCTCTCAGGTAACGAAGGACCTGGAGAAGCGAGTGATCAAGTGGTTCGACTTCCTGTGGACCAATAAGAAGGCGGTGGATGAAAGGGAGGTGCTGAAGTTCCTGCCCGACAAACTGAGAGCCGAGATTGCCATCAACGTCCACCTGGACACCTTGAAGAAGGTCCGCGCTCACCTGGAGGAACTCCAGATTTAAAGAAACCATCTCGAATGAAGCACCAAGGTTCAGGTCTTCTTCTGTTCTGTCCCGCAGGTTCGCATCTTTGCGGACTGCGAGGCCggtctgttggtggagctggtgcTGAAGCTGCAGCCTCAGGTCTACAGTCCCGGGGATTACATCTGTAAGAAGGGCGACATCGGCAGGGAGATGTACATCATCAAGGAGGGGAAACTGGCCGTTGTCGCCGACGACGGTGTCACGCAGTTTGTCGTTCTCAGTGACGGAAGCTACTTTGGCGAAATCAGCATCCTGGCTATTAAAGGTATTCATGAACAAAGTTCTCAAGGTCCTAAGTTCCCAGCCTTTATATTCCCAGGATCCTAACTCCCCATGGTCCTTGTTCCCATCGTATGGTTTGAACAGAGGTTGCTCTTCTTCTACAGGCAGTAAGGCAGGAAACAGGAGGACAGCAAACATCCGGAGCATCGGCTACTCCGACCTCTTCTGTCTTTCCAAAGACGACCTGATGGAGGCGCTGAAGGAGTATCCCGATGCCAAGGCCCTgttggaggagaagggaaagcAGATTCTGATGAAGGACGGACTATTGGACCTGGAGGTACAGTCACGTGACCTTATACGGGGAAGATtctaatctaatctgatctgaAAGTCAAAGTCATGACTGGTCTTGTCCTGTAGTTGGCAGCGCAGGGCCCCGACCCcaaggagatggaggagaaggtggagaggaTGACGAGCACGCTGGACGTGATGCAGACGCGTTACGCCCGACTCTTGGCCGAGCACGAAGCCACTCACAGCAAACTCAAATACAGAGTCACACGGCTGGAGAGgaagctgccgccgccgcgggCCGACCAGCCAGGTgacgccccgccccctccgacACCTGAGGCTCAgacagctgcaggagaagagaagtAGAGcggtggagaagaagagggaggagccTTGGTCAGGCAGgtgggtggagaggaggaggagacttaGATTCATCTTAAATTCTGTTCCTCAGGTGTAGATTTTATGTTTCCtgcagcaaaagaaaagtgtcCCTGTCCATTTCGATGTATTTCTTCATGAGCCAATCATGTGACAAATTTCAGACGacgctaacacttcctgtcaggaacacTTCCACATCCATgtcgctccaagaaaagaaatccctgctcccAGTTTCTGTTCCCcgtttgtaatattttctgtaTCTAAGCAACCAACCGCAGAGcagacaatctacttcctgttcacacctgaaTGGTCACGTGACGGGTGTTTTCTGGTGGATTAGTGTGAACGGAGATTATTtcaatttggttttaaaatgaaaacgtgtcAGTTTGGATGTCGCCATCATAAAGTTCAACTGTTCAACATcgttaatgtcatgttttatgTATCCAAAGAGGAGATGGACATATTTTCTGTATCAAGCTGAGCTCATTCGTAGTTTTTAGTTGGTagtttgaagtttgaaatataaacatttctgaaacatagttgttgtagttgtttttttagaaagtCTCAACGCGTTAATGTGTAGATCAGCTGCTTTCAAACCAGTAGAGGTCGAACGTCAGCggagctgcagattcatccatagtttgtttttcttcattacGACGGATGCATgttgttaaaatacaaaatataaataagaataaTGTCACTGCGTTGAAATAAAGAGATTTTCTAAATagacatggattttttttccttttgaacagCTGCATATAGAAAATACtacagttcattttattttcatgtatctactttattaatataatttgtgtttatgtatttcatatcattgatttttaaaaatgtatacaacTTCTATACTTATATTAATGATTTCTAAAAAAGCATTTGAAgaataaagtattttatttattcaaactaCTTACAAGAAACTACTGTCATaactttaaattattaaatcatacaaatgagcagtgaaatattcagaatttttatgatattaaaattgtttcttttttttcaagttctgccttcaaaatgttattattcAACTAACTTTAAACTCAAGTAAAAGCAGCAATTTTGCAGAACGacacttttttattcataatcatTCACGCGCTgatgtgaaaaatatgaataatgttgCAGCTGCTTTAAATTTTCATCTTGTCGTCGTCGTTGACACGTCGCACTTCCTGTGACTCGCGGTGCACCACGGGACTTGTAGTCTTGAACCTGTACACACCCATGGAACTGCGCGCAGGCGTTGAACCACAACCCCCGGCATGCACTGCGGGTCGCCGCAAGCGTGACGTCAGACGTGCGTCGCTGCAGCGGCTGACCGAGGTGTGTTTACAGaagcttcatttaaaaactcttCTCTCTTCGTGTTTCTCCGTCACTCGTTTTATTTTCTGCGCAGCTTCGActcttttctgtgtctttgtaatAACTAACTCGCTCGCACCGGATGTGACGTTTGTTTGCCGCCGCTTTTAACTTGAAACTTTCATGACAGGTTAGCTTGTTGAGGCTAACCGGCTAATTTACCAGTTGACATGACACACTAGGGGGAGAGAGGGACCGGGGGGCGGTGCACCGACTCCGGTCAGAGAGTCTGACCGTTCACCGGTGCTGCGGGACCCGCTCGGACCCGCTCGGACCCGGTGTGGGAGAACCAGACACCTGGAGCATCATTTAAATATTGATGAAGTTCATTGTCGAGCAAAAGCTCCAACCGGATCCGGTGACAGGAGTTAACTGACTGTCCGTCAGGTAGAAGCACCTGATGACGTCAGCTCCGACTGTTCATATCTATGAATCAATTCATCAAAAACAGCtgctaatatatataaatataattcatCGTAATCTCAAGCTCACCCGTCTCTTGTCTGCAGGGTTTCGGGAGGCGGTTGCCATGGAGCCAGCCTGGCGACAGCAGGGCCGGGGCCGAGGCCGCGGAGGCCAGGAGGGTCAGGGCGAAAGGTCACGACCtcagcagaaagagaaggagaagcctGGAGGAGCCGCCGCAGGCGTGTGGGGGGCGGGACGGGGAGGGAGGACGGTGAAGACGGCGCCCGAGCCTCTGCGCGGTGAGGACGCTACTCGCTCTGACATCACCGTGAAACAGCATCGACGGGTCGTCACTCACagctgattattgattattggttGTTGTCCTCTCCTCGTTGACAGCCGTGTCGGTCCAGTCCAAGTTTGAGGAGATCAGAAAGTCCAACCAGGCCGCCGCTCAGCGATTGGCAGAGAGCCgcgtcagctcctcctcctccgatgacgatgatgatgaggtggaaGGAGATGTCGACCGTAAGGAcgggaagagggggaagatcCTGGCGTCGACATTCACCACCTACACTGATCAGACAGGTGAGACTCACCACTACTCACAGATACTCACGATACTCGCTGATGCTCACCGacactgtttcctctgtgtgtgtgtgtgtgtgtgtgtgtgtgtgtgtgtccaggtggcGACGACTCGGGGCTGCTCAGGACCGGTCAGTACGTCAGCGACCTGTTCCAGTCCGGAGCGCTGACCTGCCTCATTTGCATCGCCTCCGTCAAGAGGACGCAGGCGGTGAGACCCGGTTTCACTCTTGCAGATCGGCTCCAGATTGGTCGGCCGATTGTTTAGATCtttacacaaaatgtcaaatacagTTTCCTGCGGCTCAAGATGCCGTCTTGAAACTTATCAAATATCCATTACATGTTCTCACAATTGTGAATCTGGCATCAgggatttttttgtaaatctttgaacatgaataaatcaaacatgAGCCTCAGTGTTTCTTCAGCGGCGGAGTCTAACCTGAGTCGCGTCTGTCCAGGTGTggagctgctccagctgcttctccctcttccacctGCCCTGTATTCAGAAGTGGGCCAGAGACTCCgccttcctcgtctcctc
This region of Scophthalmus maximus strain ysfricsl-2021 chromosome 12, ASM2237912v1, whole genome shotgun sequence genomic DNA includes:
- the cnga1b gene encoding cyclic nucleotide-gated channel rod photoreceptor subunit alpha gives rise to the protein MAKVAPSAPPTSRLTTPTIVFQDVEEEPGGLREGGRASQRTGAGGLFNVNNSNNNEEEEEKKKKKKEKKERKEKKLKERQEKKERKEKKKKEKEEEKEKEKEKEREKEKEKKAKEEAPKEITVIDPASNTYYYWLLVITIPVMYNWTLTIARACFEELQTDYVVYWFIIDFLADLTYFADMVFRTRTGYLEQGLLVKDEKKLRERYLNSFQFKLDLVSMIPTDVLYVVFGLTFPEIRLNKLFRFNRMLEFFQRTETRTNYPNALRISNLVMYIVIIIHWNACLYYSFSKAIGFGSDRFVYPNPADPEFGRLVRKYAYSMYWSTLTLTTIGETPPPVENSEYFFVVTDFLVGVLIFATIVGNVGSMITNMNAARANFQARIDAIKQYMSFRKVTKDLEKRVIKWFDFLWTNKKAVDEREVLKFLPDKLRAEIAINVHLDTLKKVRIFADCEAGLLVELVLKLQPQVYSPGDYICKKGDIGREMYIIKEGKLAVVADDGVTQFVVLSDGSYFGEISILAIKGSKAGNRRTANIRSIGYSDLFCLSKDDLMEALKEYPDAKALLEEKGKQILMKDGLLDLELAAQGPDPKEMEEKVERMTSTLDVMQTRYARLLAEHEATHSKLKYRVTRLERKLPPPRADQPGDAPPPPTPEAQTAAGEEK